The Salvelinus alpinus chromosome 25, SLU_Salpinus.1, whole genome shotgun sequence genomic sequence TGTAAACTAATGTTAGCTTCAACTAACATTACAAGTACATAGACCTTCTCTATAAAACAAAGCTATATCCAGTCTATGATATTAGCCAGAAGGCTCtgatgctagctagctgcagtCAAGTCTATGGAAGAGGCATCAGCTTTGTAGTGGTTATACTATGTTGAAACACTTGTCTTCAAATGTTCTTACATTTTTCTCACAACTGCATTGCTGTAGCTTTTCAATTATGAGAATGTAATTTGTAATTTAACGAATTTGATACATATTTAAGAGATCTCCTCCATGTTGGCAATGACTGACAACGCACTGGAATCCGCTCCCGGGTAAAGAGAGCTTGGAATGTTCGGGCATGGAATGTGCATTGAGGGCATTGGTTGGTGTAACGGGGTAGTCTGAGGTATGCAAAAAtatttggtgattttaataaatAATCATGCAGTTAAAACATTCAACTGTAATAGTTATAGGCTACAGAGGACATGACAAATGCTTGGTGTCAGTTGAAAACAAGCAATTTTCTGACATTAAAATTGAAATGAATGTAAAGTTTACAGGGTACATTTCAATTTATATTACATTGGATTTTGGTGACCCAATACTTAAAATATACTTAAAAAGGTCAGAGGGACTCAAATCGTACCAGTTTCATGGAATTACCCGATTAGTATAATATGAGATAAATTAGGCTCATTGAGACTCCTGCCTGCTCCAGCGTGAATGGTGCTGATGCTGCGCCCACGCTCAAGTGTCTACTGCGCAGTCGCCGATGCAACGGACGCAGTAAGATAAAATATATGGGAAAATGGCCCTCGATAATGTACTTTTCGCGCAATGCATCCTCTATTTTTTGGCGTTTGTGTTTGGCTTTATTTCCGTAGTGCCTCTCTCCGAAAACACGGAGGATTTTCATGGAAAATGCTTGCTTTTCACGCGTGGTATGTGGCAGAATGAGAACATCACAGTCTCAAAGCAGCGCTTCATCGTTGAGGAGTGGGGACCGGAGTCTTCCTGCAGTTTCATCACTTTTGTCGGGATAGCATCTCTCGTCCTCTCCGCAGTGCAGGCATGGAGACTGCTGTTCTTTCTTTGCAAAGGTCACGACGAGTGAGTGTCCTAATAATATGTGGTTGTTCTGCATTACTTTGCATGTTTTCTTCGTGTGTATTTTATCTTAATTATTtttaaagagagataaagagatgggGTGTGTTTCATGCAGCCCATCCACTCCCACGCCCGAATGATCAGTGATGCTGCTTGACTAAATACAGCAAAAACAAAACCCGCTAGCCATTCATTTAATATATTTTTCGGAGTCTTTTCTACAGATCTAGGCCCCATAGAattaaaaaaacgtttttgctATGGCACAATTTGCCCATCACCCTGCGTAGCTCCATAATCAATATGTTTAATCAGCCCGAGGGAAGAAATGCCATTTTCTGCCTTTTCAACAGATTTGCAATCATATAAACTGCATTTATGGATTAGGCTACTCTATCTGAAAGAGATGTGTCTGCAATCTTTATAATAACATGTTTTACTACTGTACAATGCAGACGATTTCATTGGTCTGACATTAGGTGACAGAATGAAACAGTGACAGACCATCCACTTAAAAAAACATGAAGGCCTATCTAAAACTAAGAATTAATGAATTCTTGTGATACAGCTACACCACCAATCTCTTTATATTGGTCATAGCATCCATTAAAACGCAATATAGCCACAATAAAACTAAAACCCACCACTCAAGCATTTGACAAGATGGTTGGAATAAGAAAATTAAAAAACACCACAATCTCCACTGACATCTTCAATTCAAATCCAATTCAACACTAAGGAAATGTGACAAGGATGGTATTAAAGAAATCACATTATACACCTTCCTAAtgagttgcaccccattttgccctcagaacagcctcaattcgccagggcatggactctacaaggtgtcaaaagcgttgcacagggatgctggcccatgttgactccaatgcttcccacagttgtatggatgtcctttgggtagtgggtaattcttgatacacacgggaaattgttgagcgtgaaaaacacagcagcattgcaattcttgacacactcaaactggtgcgcctggcacctactgccataccctgttcaaaggcacttaaatattttgtcttgcccattcaccctctgaatggcacacatacacaatccatgtctcaattgtctcaaggctcttaaggatccgccactttttttcaattttcacctaaaatgacatacgaAAATCTAACTGCCAGTAGCTCAGGccatgaagcaaggatatgcatattcttggtaccatttgaaaggaaacactttgaagtttgtggaaatgtgaaaggaatgtaggagaatataaaacaatagatctggtagaagataatacaaagaaataaACAacctttcttttgtatttttttgtaccatcatctttgaaatgcaagagaaagaacagaatgtattattccagcccaggtgcaatttggactttggccactagatggcagcggtgcatgtgcaaagttttagactggtccaatgaaccattgcattcctGTTCAAAACTTGGTATCaaaactgcccaaatgtgcctaatttgtttattaataacttttcatgttcaaaattgtcaTGGTCaatctaatgttttgtatactcagtgtatattctctctctctgagtgtagTTCCCTGTTCAATGCCTTCCTGAATCTGGTGATCAGCTCCCTGGTggtgttcacagtgttcctctcCAGCACCATCGTCAGTGTGGGCTTCAACTTGTGGTGTGATGCCATCACAGAGGGAGGGAGCATGTCCAGCAGGTGAGACTCAAAACACCCTGTCTATACCTCACACTGTCTTACATGTCTCCCAAGCTCTTCAATTGTCTGTGGCAAGATTTAGAAATACTATTGAGTTACAACCATATACCTATGATCATGTGACTAGTCGTGTCCCCTAATCTCAGTGACCAAAGTAACAGTATGAGCAGTTCTTCTCCTAAGATCACACCTTACTCTTTTCTTGTATTTCAGCTGTGAGGACCTGCAGGACACTGATCTGGAGTTGGGCCTTGACAACTCCTCGTTCTATGACCAGTTTGCCATTGCTCAGGTAAGGGTCAGACGAATGTGTAGACTCATACACTGTGTTGATAATTGAGACTGTACCAGAGTCTTCTGTCCAAATTTGACCCAGCTCTGGTTGAACCCTGTGGCTATATTATATATGTTAAACATGTCTCCTACCTGCAGTTTGGTCTGTGGGCAGCGTGGCTGACGTGGATGGGTATCACGGTCATGGCCTTCCTCAAGGTCTACCACAACTACCGCCAGGAGGACCTTCTGGACAGTCTGATCCACGAGAAGGAGCTGCTGCTGGGACGCTCGTCCCGCCGGGGATCTGATGCCAATCAGATGAAGAGTGGCATGGTCTAACACCCAGAGGACACGTGCACATCACTGAAACATATCCTCTTATCCTACCCTTACTGCCATCATAGATAGGCCAGCCCCTGACAACCTATATACCATCAACTGAAATTCCATTAACTGTGATTAGAGTGCATTGTTATGCCTTGCTTACATATACTCCTCCTCAGATATATGCTGTCTGATTTACCAGTTGAAAACGCTGCTGTTGACAGCAAAGCGTAGGGTAAAGAGTTTCCAGCTGTATTCCACTTGCTATATTTATATTTGTTAATGAGTTACTGCTGACATGTCTTCCCCTTCAAGGCACTCACTGGAGCGTAAATTGGCTCAGAGAATCAAGGCCATTTAATGAGGATAGAAATGGAACATAGAGACTTCTTTTTTAAATGACTTCCTATTTAGCTGCACTTAGATGATGACTCAACACAGGGTGGTTAAAGGATGGTGAAAATggatcttttttattttattttattttttactgtgtGCATGTAACGTTAGACAGTGTGAGCAGGATGTAGTTGTTGATGTTGGGCAATATATTTTTTGTAACAATCCAATACATTCAGATTGTGCAGGCTTTCAGTAATGTGTGACTTCCTTGCCTACATACAGCAACAGAGTATGATGTGTGATTTTGCGGTGTATTATATAGTATCTACAATTACCAAACAGTATTTTGTAAAAATGAAAACTGTACTATGTAAGAGACATGTATGGTCAATGAACTTAAGTTGACTGGGACAGAACTC encodes the following:
- the LOC139553544 gene encoding transmembrane protein 179, with protein sequence MALDNVLFAQCILYFLAFVFGFISVVPLSENTEDFHGKCLLFTRGMWQNENITVSKQRFIVEEWGPESSCSFITFVGIASLVLSAVQAWRLLFFLCKGHDDSLFNAFLNLVISSLVVFTVFLSSTIVSVGFNLWCDAITEGGSMSSSCEDLQDTDLELGLDNSSFYDQFAIAQFGLWAAWLTWMGITVMAFLKVYHNYRQEDLLDSLIHEKELLLGRSSRRGSDANQMKSGMV